Proteins from a genomic interval of Niabella soli DSM 19437:
- a CDS encoding polyprenyl synthetase family protein produces MHTFEELSALFSEKFDKSHFPDTPRTLYEPNDYFLSLGGKRLRPILCLMANELFGKISSDAWQVAAAIELFHNFTLIHDDIMDKAPLRRGKPTVHTKYNESTALLAGDVMLIRAYQYIGTIDVTLIQRILHLFSHTAAEVCEGQQLDMDFEQRADVTFDEYLTMITQKTSVLLAASLQLGGILGGGSLGNLDLLYQAGKKIGLAFQMQDDYLDAFGNPEKFGKQAGGDILANKKTFLLLRALETATRGQKEELDHLLRGNEPEKVNKVLKIYRDCKVDEWALELKSRFLSEALQHFDDMAVVSKRKAPLIELAQQLVKREH; encoded by the coding sequence ATGCATACATTTGAAGAATTATCGGCATTGTTCTCAGAGAAGTTTGACAAATCGCATTTTCCAGACACCCCCCGGACCTTATATGAACCTAATGATTACTTTTTATCGTTAGGTGGAAAAAGACTGCGCCCCATTCTGTGTTTAATGGCCAATGAATTGTTTGGGAAAATCAGTTCCGATGCCTGGCAGGTAGCCGCGGCAATAGAGCTGTTTCACAATTTTACACTGATCCATGATGACATTATGGACAAGGCCCCGTTAAGAAGGGGAAAACCAACCGTTCATACAAAATATAATGAAAGCACGGCGCTCCTGGCGGGGGATGTGATGCTGATAAGGGCGTACCAATATATCGGCACTATCGATGTAACGTTGATCCAGCGCATCCTGCATCTTTTTAGCCATACGGCGGCTGAAGTTTGTGAAGGGCAGCAGTTGGATATGGATTTTGAGCAAAGAGCCGATGTTACCTTCGACGAATATCTGACGATGATCACTCAAAAGACTTCAGTGCTGCTGGCGGCCAGCCTGCAACTGGGTGGTATACTTGGTGGCGGCAGCCTGGGGAACCTTGACCTGCTGTACCAGGCGGGGAAAAAAATAGGCCTGGCCTTCCAGATGCAGGACGATTACCTGGACGCTTTTGGCAACCCGGAGAAATTTGGTAAACAAGCCGGCGGGGATATTTTGGCTAATAAAAAAACGTTCCTGCTGCTACGGGCGCTGGAAACAGCAACACGAGGGCAGAAAGAAGAACTGGATCATTTGCTGAGGGGAAATGAGCCGGAAAAAGTAAATAAAGTTTTAAAGATCTACCGCGATTGTAAGGTGGATGAATGGGCGCTGGAATTAAAAAGCCGGTTCCTGAGCGAGGCGCTGCAACATTTTGACGATATGGCCGTGGTTTCAAAAAGAAAGGCGCCATTAATAGAATTGGCGCAGCAATTAGTAAAAAGAGAACACTAA